Part of the Mastacembelus armatus chromosome 6, fMasArm1.2, whole genome shotgun sequence genome, TTTGTGAAGCACCAAACTCTGTTTTCCTTCATTTAATGGTTCCACAGTGTTCTCTCTGCAGTTCAACACTTATTATACAGCCGctagatattttctttttctaaccATTTTACATTCAGCAGAGGAATCAAATCTAAAACATATGACATTtagcagctttatttttttctcatctttaaaTTGTCCTTCAGTTCAGTTCTCTGGTGTGACTTTCTGAAAATGAACATCTCACGTTAATGATGAAGTAAACAAACAGCTAATAGTGCCTGTGATTGATTAGCACGACTCTGAGTTATTGACTTGATTCAAGTACAGATACAGTATCTGTGCCAGCTGCTGATGGACTGTtgtgctttgttgtgttttcagacgCTGGCCGGGGAGGGTCGAGTTTACAAATGTCTCTTCAATCATAAGTTTGAGGAGGTGATGTCTGAGAGGGTGAGTGCTGCTGAAAAgctttttccttctccttcagCGGAGATTGATTTGCATTCTCAATACGTGGGGCTGGGAAATTGATTTGAACTTCTCCAAGTAAAAGGTTTAGAAACTctttctcacaaacacacaaaaagccGTAGACCTGATTGAAGTTTAAATTCATCTTGGCTGCAGAAAAAGCTGAGAACGAGCCATAAACGAGGAAATACGTTGACGTTGCTCTTGCACGGTGACAAACTGGTGGTTGTATCCACAGTGTCGTGAGGCGTTGACCACCAGGCAGAAGCTGATCGCTCAGGACTACAAGGTGAGCTACTCACTGGCCAAAGCCTGCAAGTCGGACCTGAGGAAGTACCGCTGCAGCGTGGACACCAACATGCCCCGAGCCAGAGAAGCTCGCCTGTCCTACCTGCTGCTCTGTCTGGAGTCGGCCGTGCACAGAGGTGAGGGATCCTGTCTGTCAGTCACTCTGAGCCCAGAACTCTGACTCCTGTCCCCAGTAGTTTGTCTGACAGTCAGGGCCACCGTTAACTGAATCACCTGTCAGTCACTGGTCAGTCGTCCGTCAGCCCGGGTCTGATGGAGTCCACAGTAAAACACGTGTCCTTCTCTAAGAAAAGGATTTTGGCTCAGATTGTCAacagcagtgaagaaaaaaagaaatagaggTGCAGCAAAGATGCTGTAATCTAATCATAAGAGAATGAATTCTGTCAGTTTGAGAGACAGCcgaatattatttttttttaaaagaacctGGTTTAAAAACTTTATTATAAAAACCATGATTCTATTATCTtatgttatatataatattttgtgtgtctttcagGCCGTGTGGTCAGCGGCGAGTGTCAGGGTGAGATGATGGACTACAGACGGATGCTGATGGAGGACTTCTCTCTGAGCCCTGAGATCGTGCTGCAATGTCGCAGTGAGATCGAGGGTCACTGCTCCGGACTGCACCGCAAAGGACGGACGCTGCACTGCCTGATGAGGGTCGGCAGAGGGGACATGGGCACCATCGACCCCAACTGTCAGAGGGCGGTGAGTGTAGGATCACGTTAGGCTGTAACCCCGACTGTCGGAGGGCAGAGTCAAAGAATAGCGATAATTGCTGAGAGTGACAGAATCTTTTAAGAtggctcagtgtttgtgttattgtatttgtatCATGTGTCTTTTTAGATCCGATCATTTCGTATTAACGAAACAAAAGGAGTGTTTTCCCCTTAATTAATGTATTGATGGATATTTTCTATCCTGGAGTGTCAAAGCTAGAACTGGGGCCCTGAAGTGCTCAGTTATGTTGCACAGCTCAATCATGTTGGTGCAGCgatttcattttgcagcacttttgttttttttttttttagctgagaCACCTGAGTGTGCTCAGTCAAAGTGTGAACCTCAACACCTGTGGCAGGTTCAACAACTGAGGCTGCTCAGAGGTCCAGAGGTTATATGTTTTGAAATGGGTCCCAGTAGTTGATGCTCAGACCTACAATAAACTTCCCTGTTTCAGCTCATCAAATGTcttcctacatttcccagaatgcctttCAGTATGCTCCAGAGGGCAGCTTCCAGCTGGTGCAGTCTGGTGTCATATTTTtatagatgttttttgtttgtttttcgtCCTCAGCTTCAGACTCTGATCCAGGAGGCCGACCCTGGAGCCGACTACCGCATCGACCGAGCGCTCAATGAAGCTTGTGAGTCTGTCATCCAGACCGCCTGCAAACACATCCGCAACGGAGACCCCATGTGAGTCCTCTGCACTCCTTTGTACTGCACTTATCTTCATGCTGCCAGTTTACTTCTAGTGCTGTTTATTTCATATGTCTGGTAAACCAGGACTTACTGTgtcctcttcttctgcagtaGCTTAATGGCACCACCAGCTGTTTATCCTGACTCCTACTATTTGCAGAACAGTAGTGGATTTGAATGTCTCAACTTTGCtctggttttatttgaaatCTCACGTGATGTTTTGTCGCTGCATTGATTTGTTTCAGGGCTGTGGGTCAGAGGGTCATAAGAACTGTGACAGAGGTGTTACTGTATAAAGTTTAATACTGCTTACAGGAACCCAAGCTTAATCATTTGTTATGCTCataatgtattttacatttgtctCTTTTATATAATTTTGCTAATCAATTCGAAGAAGCTCCTACTACAACTTATTGATTACGTGAGTCATGTATGGGGCATCTGTGCTGATCCTGCAGGATCCTGTCATGTCTGATGGAGCATCTCTACACGGAGAAGATGGTGGAGGACTGTGAGCACAGACTTCTGGAGCTGCAGTACTTCATCGCCAGAGACTGGAAGTAAGTGCTGCCAACATCCGCTCAGGCTGGAGAGTCCCCACAGACCAGATGAAACCACAGAGGAAACGGGGCTCAGTCAATTAAAAACTTTAGGCCACAGTTACtatggtttttatttatgtatatcaGAATAGTAATAACACTGGTTCCTCATTGATACAatagattttattgtttgtaaTTTCTCACGAatatagaaaaatgaaatattagaCTGTTGATTcttgtttaaatatttgcatttaaaatttcTACTATATCAGTTACCAAGGtatgtttttgctgctgtgtttggaaTATATGTATAATGTTTATGTGGAATAATGTGAAGCGGTCACTGTAGAGCAGATGCAGTCTGGTGCTAAATCACTGTTTGTGTTATGAATCAAATGCTGCGACTGTCTGCTGATCAGGTctctgtcactgtgctgttcCCCAGGTTGGATCCCGTCCTGTATAAGAAATGTCAGGGCGACGCCTCTCGGCTCTGCCACACTCACGGCTGGAACGAGACCAACGAGGTAATGCCGCCTGGCGCCGTGTTCTCCTGCCTGTACCGCCACGCCTACCGCTCAGTGGAGCAGGGACGAAGGGTGAGTCTGTGAAAAGGATCAGCTCATTGAAATTAGACAGAAGTATAGTTGTAGTTCTCACCATTAGATGGTCATAGATGTTGTTTGATGTACCTGCTGCGGTGGGTTTTTGCTCTCCCAGATGAAGGTAATTTCACTgtaatgaatttttaaaattttcattctGAACCACcacattttaaatatgcagAATCTGGTCATAAGGTAAATAACAGAGATATAATTCTGTTCAATgatgtgattaaaaacaaaacagtccaTTCACCTTCATCACACTGGGCTGGCTGCAGATCATCGGCCCCAAACCTGTAGGTCCACAGGATCATCAATAGAAATGTTTTACAGCAGGTTGTCAGTGTGCAGACGTAAACAAGAACAATGGtaaacacacaggaagtctgTTTCTCACTGACCAGAGAATATTCTTGTAGCTCCCCAATGGGGCGTCTGATGCTGAAAGCCAGGTTCTGACTGTAAGTACTTCCTGCTGCCAAACTGATAATCAGGGGAAGGTGGACGTGCTGTCCGGCTGGTGGTTTGTGGTCTGATTGTGTTATCTGGTATTGGTGCATGTGGGAGCTGAAGTGAGCTGTCAATCTGAAATCTTAATACGACGTTTTCACGATGGAAAATAATTTTGTAAAAATGCTGCAGCAAGTTAAGTTGTTGATCACATCAGCAGGGTTAACGTGCAGGCTGTCCTTAAAGAGACGCTCCACTCAGGTCGACGTTCCCTCCTtgaggaacagcagcagcagccgctttGACTTGTCCAACCCTCCACAAGGATCATCCTCTTTAGTCCTTATTCTCAGTGTCTTCAAAAAGAATATGTTTAAatgctctgtctctgtgtaaaGGCCTGGTCACACCTGTAATTCAAATGATAAATTTCACAGCAGAATGATCTAATTTTAATGGATGAAAATTGTTTGTGTTGAGTTTGACTCTGGTGAGCTGCAGCACGTGTGTCACAGAGACCGGCAGCAGCCTGAGTCTCTTTTCTGGTCGTCTgatctgtctgtaaatgtgaaCAGTGGAAATGTTGAAATTCATAGACACCAAAAATAATCGATCAAAACTTTTCTAAAAAATGTATTGTCTGTGCATTGACCAGTAGTTTCTCTTCAGGGCTTTGGATTAAACTGGGAACATGTTGACGTAGCTCACTGACATCACTAAAGCGTTACTGAACGAGGTGGTGTGCAGTACTGAGTCACAGGCAGCTGCTGGGCTCCAGAGACCATCTCTGTGAGGAGGCAGCACAGATGTGAGGACGAGTTGCTCTGtgctgtttccagctgtgaCTGGGCCTTTATGTTGTTGAGGCTCTGctgcaaacattttattataacaTGAAATCTGTATTTTATACCTGTTATCTTTTAAATCACTGTCACCCCCAAACTGAACATGCTAATATCTACAGAGACGTGTTTATATACATATGACATCTAGAGTGGAGTGTCTGTTTAAGGCGTCTTTGAATGGTCAAAGCGAGGAGTTCTCTGGTCTGGTTCTGACTGGACTTTCCGGGTCATCGTCCTGCAGCTCTCCAGGGACTGTAAGTTGGAGGTGCAGAGGATTCTCCACCAGAGGGCGCTGGATGTGAAGCTGGACCCTGAGCTGCAGAGACGCTGCATGACAGACCTGGGGAAGTGGTGCAGTGAGAAGACTGAGGCCGGACAGGAGCTGGAGTGTCTGCAGGACCACCTGGAGGACCTGGTGTCTGACTGCAGGGAGGTGGTGGGAAACCTGACGGAGCTGGAGTCGGAGGTAACCACAGCTGCTTCTGCTTCCTGTCAGAAAATACGCTGCAAAAGTAGCTGTTAGTAATCCTGAATGTAAAGGTTCATATCTTCTAAACGTTGTGTACAGACCCCTGGACTGGACTCAGTCTCTAACGTCTGTGGCTGGAAGAGCCATCAGGATGGTCAGGACCTCTGCTCTGTGTTAACAGCTGTTTGTTCTGTCCTCAGGATATTCAGATCGAGGCCCTGCTGATGAGAGCCTGTGAACCTGTCATCCAGTCCTACTGCCACGTACGTCTGCACTGACTGATCCCTGTCCTGTACtacttctgtgttttctgtgttctagTTTCAGATTGTGTTGTTCTGGTTTCAGGAGTTAGAAACTGGCTTCCAAAACCAAAGTATGTCAGGGAAAGGAGAGTGTATAGTGAACAAAATTAAGACTTAGAGCTTCACATTAGGGCTCTTCCTTTAATTGGTCACCTGGACATGCTGCATACTGAGAGAGCTCTGTCTCCAGTCTGACCCGTGTTTGTGTCTGGCAGGAGGTGGCCGATAATCAGATCGACACTGGAGATCTGATGGAGTGTTTGGTCCAGAACAAACACCAGAAGGAGATGAATGAGAAGTGTGCGGTGGGAGTGACGCACTTCCAGCTGGTGAGCCGACTGAACAGATTCTGTTGTGAAGCATTTGATGGAGCTCAggtggaagaaaaacaagaccTGAGCCTGATACTTAACAACAGAAGTGACGATGAAATGATCCCACCTGCTGGACTCTTTCCTGATCAGTACGTCTCTTTCTGTCCTCAGGTTCAGATCAAGGATTTCCGTTTCTCATACAAGTTCAAGACGGCCTGCAAAGAAGACGTTCTCAAACTGTGCCCCAACATCAAGAAGAAGTAAGACACAAAAACCTGCTGTCCGAACAGCCTGAACTTCACACCTGCAGCAGATTAACAGAATCACAGAGCTAATTcaccccacacagaaaggcagcGTCACTTTGTGCAGttagaagaagagaaatggaGGATGTAGATAATCCCCCCTCTGTTCTGCAGTTTTATCTCAGCGTGTAAAATCGAATGCTGCTCCAGTTAGATTGAACTAATCGGTTTGTAGTAGACCTGACAGCAGCCACATGGGAAATCACACCGAACGTCTCTGCACATAAAAGTTTCTAACCCTCCTCAAACTGAGTATCAACCCACCACATTTGGCCTGGGCCTGAAATGAGTTTGGGGGCATGTGGGTAAAAATCTCTCCAGGTTTTACAGCAGAACAGTCTGATCAATAATTAGGTAAAAGGTTTTGAGCCAGACTGACTCTTGTGgctgtttattttatctctGAACCTCGCTCAGGGTGGACGTGGTGATCTGCCTCAGCACCACGGTGAGGAACGACACGCTGCAGGACGCCAAGGAGCAGCGAGTGTCCGTCAAATGCCGGAAGCAGCTGcgggtggaggaggtggagatggtACGTTCGCCAACACACAGCGTTGCCACAGCGGACGTGTAGTTTCTCGGGGTCAAGAGGGAAAAGCTGCTGTCCAGAGACTCggctgcagcacagaggaagTGCTGACGAACAGAACACCCACGTTACTGAAAGGAAATAGGTGCATGTTAaagtttgtctgttttctttgtctgcagtCGGAGGACATCCGCCTGGATCCGGAGCTGTACGACTCGTGTAAGCAGGACATCGCTCAACTGTGTCCAAACGTGGCTTATGGCAACGCTCAGGTCAGCAGCTGCACGTGCAGCAACTACACCTCCACACAAGTGGAAAACACAGAGCTTTAATTGTCATTGtctaaatgtacatttattatACACAAACAGTACAACATGTGTGATCTCAGCTGCAGTGCAAGAGACTCAGTGCAGTGAAGCTTTTTCCAGTTTGTTCCAAAAAGGTTTTGTAGAGATTTTAGTTAAGACCTGAAACTGTGGAGACGAGTGTCTCCAGTAGGTGGCAGCATTTCTTACATGTACATCAACTTCCATTTGGAGCAGAGTCACTGATTCATAGTTGTTTTGTTTCCGCAACACACAACAAATCAAAACTTCATTATTTTCCTGGAGGATACAATCCAACTTACACCCTTCAGGCTGTAAACggtcaaagagaaaataaggCCGATGAGTTAAAGGATCAGTTCAGTGTCCTGCCTTTGTTTCTACTGAGTCACACTTACTGTTCATTACTTCAAACATTAATTAGAAAGTGTTTTTCCCTGAATTTGATCTGACAGCCAAAGTGCTTTGTGCTCAtatgtgaaatacacacagctgCAACATCTGTCCCTTTTTTTCCATGTCTGGTTTGGGAGTCGTGGTCTGGATCAGGTGATTCACTGATGTCAAATGTCTGCAGGTCATCGAGTGTCTGAAGGAGAACAAGCGGCAGCTGAATTCACGTTGCCACCAGCGGATCTTCAAGCTGCAGGAGGTGGAGATGGTTGATCCTGAACTGGACTATCAGCTGATGAGAGTCTGCAAGCACATGATCAGGGTGGGCCAGTAAAACCAGCACTGGTTTTTCATTGGACTGGTCAGATGTTGAGAGGAAGATGtttcatgagtgtgtgtgtgtttgtgattgtgttAGGGTTAGTGTGTgacatttgtgtgtatgaggGACATGTGTGTAACAGCTGTTTGGTGTTTCAGCGTTTCTGTAGGGAGTCAGAGGGGAAGAACGTTCTCCAGTGTCTGAAACAGAACAAGAACAGTGAGCTGATGGATCCTAAATGTAAACAGATGATCACCAAGAGGCAGATCACACAGAACACAGGTACatggatcacacacacacctgctctgtTTGTATTGTGGGGCCCACAGGTATGAgtcctgactgtgtgtgtgtgtccagactACAGGCTGAACCCGGTGCTGAGGAAAGCCTGTAAAGCCGACATCCCAAAGTTCTGTCAGTCCATTCTGAGCAAAGCGACTGCTGACACTGAGCTGGAGGGTCAGGTCATCTCCTGCCTCAAACTCAAATATGCCGACCAGGTGAGACTCTGGACCGTCTTCACTATTTACTACACCTCTGACGGTTCACGTCCAGGTTCTTTGACAACTCAACACTGAAGTTTCTGACGTTGTCTTTGGTGTAAACGTTATGTGCCGTCTGCTCCGTTATTGGACGAGCGTTTGGAGAAGACCCGTCAAACATGtgcagttgttgttttgctgtaaatACAGAAGATTCAGTCATGGTTCAATCATTCAGCGTCC contains:
- the glg1a gene encoding Golgi apparatus protein 1 isoform X5; translation: MADCIRVPLLLVCILSALHQIRGENHNPGKLGGNADNPHDPAGGPGPAAGNPGAAERNPGAGASLVRRRSAGWKLAEEAVCRDDLTRLCPKHSWNNNLAVLECLQDKKEETEIATECNHLLWNYKLNLTTDPKFESVAVEVCKTTISEIKECAAEELGKGYLVSCLVDHRSNISDYQCNQYITKMTTIVFSDYRLICGFMDKCRDDINALRCGSVSTGEKDIHSQGEVIACLEKGLVREAEEQLGAHVIKDNCKKAIMRVAELSSDDFHLDRFLYFACREDRERFCENTLAGEGRVYKCLFNHKFEEVMSERCREALTTRQKLIAQDYKVSYSLAKACKSDLRKYRCSVDTNMPRAREARLSYLLLCLESAVHRGRVVSGECQGEMMDYRRMLMEDFSLSPEIVLQCRSEIEGHCSGLHRKGRTLHCLMRVGRGDMGTIDPNCQRALQTLIQEADPGADYRIDRALNEACESVIQTACKHIRNGDPMILSCLMEHLYTEKMVEDCEHRLLELQYFIARDWKLDPVLYKKCQGDASRLCHTHGWNETNEVMPPGAVFSCLYRHAYRSVEQGRRLSRDCKLEVQRILHQRALDVKLDPELQRRCMTDLGKWCSEKTEAGQELECLQDHLEDLVSDCREVVGNLTELESEDIQIEALLMRACEPVIQSYCHEVADNQIDTGDLMECLVQNKHQKEMNEKCAVGVTHFQLVQIKDFRFSYKFKTACKEDVLKLCPNIKKKVDVVICLSTTVRNDTLQDAKEQRVSVKCRKQLRVEEVEMSEDIRLDPELYDSCKQDIAQLCPNVAYGNAQVIECLKENKRQLNSRCHQRIFKLQEVEMVDPELDYQLMRVCKHMIRRFCRESEGKNVLQCLKQNKNSELMDPKCKQMITKRQITQNTDYRLNPVLRKACKADIPKFCQSILSKATADTELEGQVISCLKLKYADQRLSPDCEDQIRVILQESALDYRLDPQLQIHCTQEISRLCPEEAAAQEQTGQVEECLKVNLLKIKQEGCKKEVLNMLKESKADIFVDPVLHTACALDIKHHCAAIPPGRGRQMSCLMEALQDKRVRLQPECKKRLQDRIDMWSYAAKVAPAEGFSDLAMQVMTSPSKNYILTVIGAGVALLFLMGLFCGRFTKRVTQELKDR
- the glg1a gene encoding Golgi apparatus protein 1 isoform X4, which gives rise to MADCIRVPLLLVCILSALHQIRGENHNPGKLGGNADNPHDPAGGPGPAAGNPGAAERNPGAGASLVRRRSAGWKLAEEAVCRDDLTRLCPKHSWNNNLAVLECLQDKKEETEIATECNHLLWNYKLNLTTDPKFESVAVEVCKTTISEIKECAAEELGKGYLVSCLVDHRSNISDYQCNQYITKMTTIVFSDYRLICGFMDKCRDDINALRCGSVSTGEKDIHSQGEVIACLEKGLVREAEEQLGAHVIKDNCKKAIMRVAELSSDDFHLDRFLYFACREDRERFCENTLAGEGRVYKCLFNHKFEEVMSERCREALTTRQKLIAQDYKVSYSLAKACKSDLRKYRCSVDTNMPRAREARLSYLLLCLESAVHRGRVVSGECQGEMMDYRRMLMEDFSLSPEIVLQCRSEIEGHCSGLHRKGRTLHCLMRVGRGDMGTIDPNCQRALQTLIQEADPGADYRIDRALNEACESVIQTACKHIRNGDPMILSCLMEHLYTEKMVEDCEHRLLELQYFIARDWKLDPVLYKKCQGDASRLCHTHGWNETNEVMPPGAVFSCLYRHAYRSVEQGRRLSRDCKLEVQRILHQRALDVKLDPELQRRCMTDLGKWCSEKTEAGQELECLQDHLEDLVSDCREVVGNLTELESEDIQIEALLMRACEPVIQSYCHEVADNQIDTGDLMECLVQNKHQKEMNEKCAVGVTHFQLVQIKDFRFSYKFKTACKEDVLKLCPNIKKKVDVVICLSTTVRNDTLQDAKEQRVSVKCRKQLRVEEVEMSEDIRLDPELYDSCKQDIAQLCPNVAYGNAQVIECLKENKRQLNSRCHQRIFKLQEVEMVDPELDYQLMRVCKHMIRRFCRESEGKNVLQCLKQNKNSELMDPKCKQMITKRQITQNTDYRLNPVLRKACKADIPKFCQSILSKATADTELEGQVISCLKLKYADQRLSPDCEDQIRVILQESALDYRLDPQLQIHCTQEISRLCPEEAAAQEQTGQVEECLKVNLLKIKQEGCKKEVLNMLKESKADIFVDPVLHTACALDIKHHCAAIPPGRGRQMSCLMEALQDKRVRLQPECKKRLQDRIDMWSYAAKVAPAEGFSDLAMQVMTSPSKNYILTVIGAGVALLFLMGLFCGRFTKRVTQELKDRGRCISSCTILSSPA
- the glg1a gene encoding Golgi apparatus protein 1 isoform X1 — encoded protein: MADCIRVPLLLVCILSALHQIRGENHNPGKLGGNADNPHDPAGGPGPAAGNPGAAERNPGAGASLVRRRSAGWKLAEEAVCRDDLTRLCPKHSWNNNLAVLECLQDKKEETEIATECNHLLWNYKLNLTTDPKFESVAVEVCKTTISEIKECAAEELGKGYLVSCLVDHRSNISDYQCNQYITKMTTIVFSDYRLICGFMDKCRDDINALRCGSVSTGEKDIHSQGEVIACLEKGLVREAEEQLGAHVIKDNCKKAIMRVAELSSDDFHLDRFLYFACREDRERFCENTLAGEGRVYKCLFNHKFEEVMSERCREALTTRQKLIAQDYKVSYSLAKACKSDLRKYRCSVDTNMPRAREARLSYLLLCLESAVHRGRVVSGECQGEMMDYRRMLMEDFSLSPEIVLQCRSEIEGHCSGLHRKGRTLHCLMRVGRGDMGTIDPNCQRALQTLIQEADPGADYRIDRALNEACESVIQTACKHIRNGDPMILSCLMEHLYTEKMVEDCEHRLLELQYFIARDWKLDPVLYKKCQGDASRLCHTHGWNETNEVMPPGAVFSCLYRHAYRSVEQGRRLPNGASDAESQVLTLSRDCKLEVQRILHQRALDVKLDPELQRRCMTDLGKWCSEKTEAGQELECLQDHLEDLVSDCREVVGNLTELESEDIQIEALLMRACEPVIQSYCHEVADNQIDTGDLMECLVQNKHQKEMNEKCAVGVTHFQLVQIKDFRFSYKFKTACKEDVLKLCPNIKKKVDVVICLSTTVRNDTLQDAKEQRVSVKCRKQLRVEEVEMSEDIRLDPELYDSCKQDIAQLCPNVAYGNAQVIECLKENKRQLNSRCHQRIFKLQEVEMVDPELDYQLMRVCKHMIRRFCRESEGKNVLQCLKQNKNSELMDPKCKQMITKRQITQNTDYRLNPVLRKACKADIPKFCQSILSKATADTELEGQVISCLKLKYADQRLSPDCEDQIRVILQESALDYRLDPQLQIHCTQEISRLCPEEAAAQEQTGQVEECLKVNLLKIKQEGCKKEVLNMLKESKADIFVDPVLHTACALDIKHHCAAIPPGRGRQMSCLMEALQDKRVRLQPECKKRLQDRIDMWSYAAKVAPAEGFSDLAMQVMTSPSKNYILTVIGAGVALLFLMGLFCGRFTKRVTQELKDRGRCISSCTILSSPA
- the glg1a gene encoding Golgi apparatus protein 1 isoform X2, which produces MADCIRVPLLLVCILSALHQIRGENHNPGKLGGNADNPHDPAGGPGPAAGNPGAAERNPGAGASLVRRRSAGWKLAEEAVCRDDLTRLCPKHSWNNNLAVLECLQDKKEETEIATECNHLLWNYKLNLTTDPKFESVAVEVCKTTISEIKECAAEELGKGYLVSCLVDHRSNISDYQCNQYITKMTTIVFSDYRLICGFMDKCRDDINALRCGSVSTGEKDIHSQGEVIACLEKGLVREAEEQLGAHVIKDNCKKAIMRVAELSSDDFHLDRFLYFACREDRERFCENTLAGEGRVYKCLFNHKFEEVMSERCREALTTRQKLIAQDYKVSYSLAKACKSDLRKYRCSVDTNMPRAREARLSYLLLCLESAVHRGRVVSGECQGEMMDYRRMLMEDFSLSPEIVLQCRSEIEGHCSGLHRKGRTLHCLMRVGRGDMGTIDPNCQRALQTLIQEADPGADYRIDRALNEACESVIQTACKHIRNGDPMILSCLMEHLYTEKMVEDCEHRLLELQYFIARDWKLDPVLYKKCQGDASRLCHTHGWNETNEVMPPGAVFSCLYRHAYRSVEQGRRLPNGASDAESQVLTLSRDCKLEVQRILHQRALDVKLDPELQRRCMTDLGKWCSEKTEAGQELECLQDHLEDLVSDCREVVGNLTELESEDIQIEALLMRACEPVIQSYCHEVADNQIDTGDLMECLVQNKHQKEMNEKCAVGVTHFQLVQIKDFRFSYKFKTACKEDVLKLCPNIKKKVDVVICLSTTVRNDTLQDAKEQRVSVKCRKQLRVEEVEMSEDIRLDPELYDSCKQDIAQLCPNVAYGNAQVIECLKENKRQLNSRCHQRIFKLQEVEMVDPELDYQLMRVCKHMIRRFCRESEGKNVLQCLKQNKNSELMDPKCKQMITKRQITQNTDYRLNPVLRKACKADIPKFCQSILSKATADTELEGQVISCLKLKYADQRLSPDCEDQIRVILQESALDYRLDPQLQIHCTQEISRLCPEEAAAQEQTGQVEECLKVNLLKIKQEGCKKEVLNMLKESKADIFVDPVLHTACALDIKHHCAAIPPGRGRQMSCLMEALQDKRVRLQPECKKRLQDRIDMWSYAAKVAPAEGFSDLAMQVMTSPSKNYILTVIGAGVALLFLMGLFCGRFTKRVTQELKDRFGP
- the glg1a gene encoding Golgi apparatus protein 1 isoform X3, which gives rise to MADCIRVPLLLVCILSALHQIRGENHNPGKLGGNADNPHDPAGGPGPAAGNPGAAERNPGAGASLVRRRSAGWKLAEEAVCRDDLTRLCPKHSWNNNLAVLECLQDKKEETEIATECNHLLWNYKLNLTTDPKFESVAVEVCKTTISEIKECAAEELGKGYLVSCLVDHRSNISDYQCNQYITKMTTIVFSDYRLICGFMDKCRDDINALRCGSVSTGEKDIHSQGEVIACLEKGLVREAEEQLGAHVIKDNCKKAIMRVAELSSDDFHLDRFLYFACREDRERFCENTLAGEGRVYKCLFNHKFEEVMSERCREALTTRQKLIAQDYKVSYSLAKACKSDLRKYRCSVDTNMPRAREARLSYLLLCLESAVHRGRVVSGECQGEMMDYRRMLMEDFSLSPEIVLQCRSEIEGHCSGLHRKGRTLHCLMRVGRGDMGTIDPNCQRALQTLIQEADPGADYRIDRALNEACESVIQTACKHIRNGDPMILSCLMEHLYTEKMVEDCEHRLLELQYFIARDWKLDPVLYKKCQGDASRLCHTHGWNETNEVMPPGAVFSCLYRHAYRSVEQGRRLPNGASDAESQVLTLSRDCKLEVQRILHQRALDVKLDPELQRRCMTDLGKWCSEKTEAGQELECLQDHLEDLVSDCREVVGNLTELESEDIQIEALLMRACEPVIQSYCHEVADNQIDTGDLMECLVQNKHQKEMNEKCAVGVTHFQLVQIKDFRFSYKFKTACKEDVLKLCPNIKKKVDVVICLSTTVRNDTLQDAKEQRVSVKCRKQLRVEEVEMSEDIRLDPELYDSCKQDIAQLCPNVAYGNAQVIECLKENKRQLNSRCHQRIFKLQEVEMVDPELDYQLMRVCKHMIRRFCRESEGKNVLQCLKQNKNSELMDPKCKQMITKRQITQNTDYRLNPVLRKACKADIPKFCQSILSKATADTELEGQVISCLKLKYADQRLSPDCEDQIRVILQESALDYRLDPQLQIHCTQEISRLCPEEAAAQEQTGQVEECLKVNLLKIKQEGCKKEVLNMLKESKADIFVDPVLHTACALDIKHHCAAIPPGRGRQMSCLMEALQDKRVRLQPECKKRLQDRIDMWSYAAKVAPAEGFSDLAMQVMTSPSKNYILTVIGAGVALLFLMGLFCGRFTKRVTQELKDSET